One part of the Bacillus sp. FJAT-27916 genome encodes these proteins:
- the rseP gene encoding RIP metalloprotease RseP, whose amino-acid sequence MQTIIAFILIFGGLVFFHELGHLIFAKRAGILCREFAIGFGPKIFTITKNETVYTIRLLPLGGYVRMAGEDAEAIELKPGHRIGILCNEKDEVDKIIVTNKDKYPEARMIEVEEADLDHQLIIRGYEEGEEDSLKTFKVHPKAIIVEDGLELQIAPYDRQFSSKTVGQRALAIFAGPMMNFVLAAVIFMIIGMIQGVVVNDPVLGKLTEDGPAITSGLKEGDVVKSINGDEMGSWEEIQKTIQKNANNELDFIVERDGATEELTVTPKLVEDAAGKRGIIGVYAPTEKSFVKAVGHGFTETYLWTKQIFIILGDLVTGGFDIDQLSGPVGIYVSTEEVAKSGTIYLLKWAGVLSINLGIMNLLPLPALDGGRLLFIAIEAVRGKPIDKQKEGIVHFIGFALLMLLMIVVTWNDIQRFFF is encoded by the coding sequence GTGCAAACAATAATAGCGTTTATCCTCATATTTGGCGGATTGGTGTTTTTCCATGAATTGGGCCATTTAATCTTTGCCAAGAGGGCAGGAATTCTTTGCCGTGAATTTGCCATTGGTTTTGGTCCGAAAATATTTACGATTACAAAGAATGAAACCGTCTATACCATTCGTCTCCTTCCTCTCGGGGGTTATGTCCGGATGGCAGGAGAGGATGCTGAAGCGATTGAATTGAAGCCTGGACATCGCATAGGTATTTTATGCAATGAAAAGGATGAAGTCGATAAGATCATTGTCACTAATAAGGATAAGTATCCTGAGGCGAGAATGATTGAAGTAGAAGAGGCGGACCTTGATCATCAATTGATTATTCGCGGTTATGAAGAAGGGGAGGAAGACTCCCTTAAGACCTTTAAGGTTCATCCGAAGGCCATTATCGTAGAGGATGGACTGGAGCTGCAAATAGCCCCTTATGACAGGCAGTTCTCTTCTAAGACAGTCGGACAGCGGGCATTGGCCATATTTGCGGGTCCGATGATGAATTTTGTGTTAGCTGCTGTCATTTTCATGATTATCGGGATGATTCAAGGCGTTGTCGTCAATGATCCTGTTTTAGGTAAATTGACAGAGGATGGTCCAGCCATCACCTCAGGATTGAAAGAAGGAGATGTCGTCAAGTCCATTAATGGAGATGAGATGGGATCTTGGGAAGAAATCCAAAAAACAATCCAGAAAAACGCCAATAATGAATTAGATTTCATTGTTGAACGTGATGGGGCAACAGAGGAATTGACCGTCACTCCTAAATTAGTGGAGGATGCAGCCGGTAAACGCGGCATTATCGGGGTATATGCCCCAACCGAAAAATCATTTGTGAAAGCGGTGGGCCACGGGTTTACGGAAACGTATTTGTGGACGAAACAGATCTTCATTATACTTGGAGACTTAGTAACAGGCGGTTTTGATATTGATCAATTATCCGGTCCTGTTGGTATTTATGTATCAACCGAGGAAGTGGCTAAATCAGGTACGATTTATTTATTGAAATGGGCAGGTGTATTGAGCATTAATCTAGGGATTATGAACCTGCTCCCGCTTCCGGCTCTTGATGGAGGGCGATTGCTGTTCATTGCCATCGAAGCTGTTCGAGGAAAGCCAATCGATAAGCAGAAGGAAGGAATTGTCCATTTTATTGGATTTGCCCTCTTGATGCTCTTGATGATTGTGGTAACATGGAATGATATACAGCGCTTCTTCTTTTAA
- a CDS encoding PolC-type DNA polymerase III, translating to MEENSRMKQDKFRTLLQQLQLTEDAVVQHFHNAEIERVVIEKVARKWHFFFSFDQIIPCSVWTRFTTQLIQSFSPIASVGYSVTVRNPLPSKELIIEYWKNCIGEIDGISPAILELLHGQSPSVEGNKIIIKARNEAEAGQLKRKYAGLISDVYQGFGFPPLQLDAVVDSSIFSDEMEIFRKKKQEEDEAKAMQAVQEMRKAAESKDDAPIDDGPLVIGYKIKPDADFKAIDEIVEEERRIAIEGYVFDAETRELKSGRTLLTFKITDYTNSILVKVFSRDKEDAVQLARVKKGMWMRVQGSVQNDTFVRDLVMIANDINEIAGKQRVDQAPEGEKRVELHLHTPMSQMDAVTPVSALVAQAAKWGHPAVAVTDHAVAQSFPEAYSAGKKNGIKILYGVEVNLIDDGVPIAYNPQDLVLEDSTYVVFDVETTGLSAIYDTIIELAAVKMKNGEIIDRFESFANPHHKLSSTTINLTGITDDLVENAPEVDEVLTKFKDWAGDSIFVAHNASFDMGFLNMGYKKLNFGKAENPVIDTLELARFLYPDMKNHRLNNLAKKFDVELVQHHRAIYDAETTGHLLMKMLKDANEKGIVNHNQLNDNMGKGKAFQRARPYHCTLLAQTQEGLKNLFKLVSIAHLNYFYRVPRLPRSILTKYREGILVGSGCDRGEVFENMMQKSFEEAEEAAEFYDYLEVHPKEVYAPLIEMELVRNDKALESIIANIVKIGERQNKPVVATGNVHYLNPNDKIYRKILINSQGGANPLNRHSLPDVHFRTTDEMLRAFSFLGEEKAKEIVVSNTHKVADMIEEIKPIKDDLYTPKIEGADEEIRSMSYGRARMIYGENLPEIVEARLEKELKSIIGHGFAVIYLISHKLVKKSLDDGYLVGSRGSVGSSFVATMTEITEVNPLPPHYVCPKCKQSEFFNDGSVGSGFDLPDKECPDCHVPYIKDGHDIPFETFLGFKGDKVPDIDLNFSGEYQPQAHNYTKVLFGEDYVYRAGTIGTVAEKTAYGYVRGYANDNNLHLRSAETDRLVSGCTGVKRTTGQHPGGIIVVPDYMDIYDFTPIQYPADDSDSEWRTTHFDFHSIHDNILKLDILGHDDPTVIRMLQDLSGIDPKTIPTDDPEVMKIFSSPEVLGVTEEQINCKTGTLGVPEFGTRFVRQMLEDTKPTTFAELVQISGLSHGTDVWLGNAQELIQENICNLSEVIGCRDDIMVYLIYQGLEPSLAFKIMESVRKGKGLTEDMEEEMLKNKVPAWYIGSCKKIKYMFPKAHAAAYVLMAVRIAYFKVHHPLLYYAAYFTVRAEDFDIDAMVKGSQMIRSRIDEINQKGLDASTKEKNLMTVLEIALEMCERGFSFQKVDLYRSSATEFIIDGNTLIPPFNSIPGLGTNAAYNIVKARETGEFLSKEDLQQRGKVSKTILEYLDNHGCLENMPDQNQLSLF from the coding sequence ATGGAAGAGAATTCTCGCATGAAACAAGATAAATTCAGAACGCTTCTTCAACAGCTTCAGCTGACTGAAGATGCCGTCGTACAGCATTTTCATAACGCAGAAATTGAGAGAGTGGTCATAGAAAAGGTTGCCCGCAAATGGCATTTCTTCTTCAGCTTTGACCAAATCATTCCTTGCAGCGTATGGACACGCTTTACGACACAATTGATTCAATCCTTCTCACCAATCGCTTCTGTAGGGTATTCTGTAACGGTAAGAAATCCCTTGCCGTCAAAGGAATTAATTATAGAATATTGGAAGAATTGTATAGGAGAAATAGATGGCATCTCACCTGCAATCCTAGAGCTTCTTCATGGCCAAAGTCCTTCGGTTGAGGGGAATAAAATCATTATTAAGGCAAGGAATGAAGCAGAGGCAGGACAGCTGAAAAGAAAGTATGCCGGATTGATATCAGATGTGTATCAAGGCTTCGGCTTCCCGCCCCTTCAGCTGGATGCGGTTGTTGATTCCTCCATTTTCAGTGATGAGATGGAAATCTTCAGGAAGAAAAAGCAAGAAGAGGACGAAGCGAAAGCAATGCAGGCCGTTCAAGAGATGCGAAAAGCGGCTGAATCGAAGGATGATGCCCCAATTGATGATGGACCGCTTGTCATTGGGTATAAGATTAAGCCTGATGCGGATTTCAAGGCAATCGATGAGATTGTGGAGGAAGAACGCCGCATTGCCATTGAAGGATATGTATTTGATGCAGAGACTCGTGAATTAAAGAGCGGACGGACACTGCTTACCTTCAAGATTACCGATTATACAAACAGTATCCTTGTAAAGGTGTTCTCTCGTGATAAAGAGGATGCTGTTCAATTGGCACGCGTGAAAAAAGGCATGTGGATGAGGGTGCAAGGAAGTGTGCAAAATGACACCTTCGTTCGTGACTTAGTCATGATTGCCAATGATATTAATGAAATCGCCGGCAAACAGCGTGTTGACCAAGCACCTGAGGGAGAAAAGCGTGTTGAGCTTCACCTTCATACACCGATGAGTCAAATGGATGCCGTTACTCCTGTCTCAGCCCTTGTTGCACAGGCAGCGAAATGGGGTCATCCGGCGGTTGCCGTCACCGATCATGCCGTTGCTCAGTCCTTCCCTGAGGCTTATTCAGCCGGTAAGAAGAACGGAATCAAGATTCTGTACGGGGTTGAGGTTAACTTGATTGATGATGGTGTGCCGATTGCCTATAACCCGCAGGATCTCGTATTAGAGGACAGCACCTATGTCGTTTTTGACGTTGAAACGACAGGTTTATCGGCCATTTATGACACAATCATTGAGCTTGCTGCTGTTAAGATGAAAAACGGAGAAATCATTGACCGTTTTGAGTCATTTGCCAACCCGCACCATAAGCTGTCTTCAACGACCATTAATTTAACGGGCATTACGGACGATCTTGTTGAAAATGCTCCAGAGGTCGATGAGGTACTGACAAAATTCAAGGATTGGGCCGGAGACAGCATTTTTGTTGCCCATAACGCAAGCTTTGATATGGGCTTCTTGAACATGGGCTATAAGAAGCTGAATTTCGGCAAAGCCGAAAATCCGGTTATTGACACGCTTGAATTAGCACGTTTCCTCTATCCGGATATGAAGAACCACCGCTTGAACAATTTGGCGAAGAAATTCGATGTCGAGCTCGTTCAGCATCACCGTGCCATCTATGATGCTGAAACGACCGGACATTTGCTCATGAAAATGCTGAAGGATGCTAATGAGAAAGGCATCGTTAACCATAATCAGCTGAATGACAATATGGGGAAAGGCAAGGCCTTCCAGCGGGCAAGACCATACCATTGCACCTTGCTTGCGCAAACCCAGGAGGGCTTGAAGAATTTATTCAAGCTTGTCTCCATCGCTCATTTGAATTATTTCTATCGTGTGCCGCGTCTGCCTAGGTCTATCCTGACGAAATACCGGGAAGGCATCCTAGTCGGTTCAGGCTGTGACCGCGGTGAAGTGTTTGAGAACATGATGCAGAAATCCTTTGAAGAGGCAGAGGAAGCAGCTGAGTTTTATGATTATCTTGAGGTACATCCGAAGGAGGTCTATGCGCCTCTGATTGAAATGGAGCTTGTGCGTAATGATAAAGCACTTGAATCCATCATTGCGAATATCGTGAAAATCGGCGAAAGACAAAATAAACCGGTTGTGGCGACGGGTAATGTTCATTATTTAAACCCGAACGATAAGATCTACCGCAAGATTTTGATTAACTCGCAGGGTGGTGCCAATCCGTTGAACCGCCATTCCTTGCCGGATGTTCATTTCCGCACGACAGATGAAATGCTCCGCGCGTTCTCTTTCCTTGGTGAGGAAAAAGCAAAGGAAATCGTTGTCTCCAATACACATAAGGTCGCAGATATGATTGAAGAGATCAAGCCAATCAAGGATGACTTATATACACCGAAGATTGAAGGAGCGGATGAAGAAATTCGTTCCATGAGTTATGGCAGGGCAAGAATGATTTATGGGGAGAACCTGCCGGAAATTGTTGAAGCACGACTTGAGAAAGAATTGAAGAGTATCATCGGCCATGGGTTCGCCGTTATTTATTTGATTTCGCATAAGCTTGTTAAGAAGTCGCTTGATGATGGATACCTCGTTGGTTCCCGTGGTTCAGTCGGGTCTTCCTTTGTTGCGACAATGACAGAGATCACCGAGGTAAATCCGCTTCCGCCGCATTATGTATGTCCGAAATGCAAGCAATCGGAATTCTTTAATGACGGTTCCGTCGGCTCTGGATTTGACCTTCCTGATAAGGAATGTCCGGATTGCCATGTGCCGTACATTAAAGATGGACATGACATTCCGTTTGAAACATTCCTAGGGTTTAAAGGAGATAAGGTACCAGATATTGACTTGAACTTCTCAGGTGAATATCAGCCGCAGGCCCACAATTATACGAAGGTATTGTTCGGGGAAGATTATGTGTACCGTGCGGGAACAATCGGTACGGTCGCAGAGAAAACAGCCTATGGCTATGTCCGCGGTTACGCTAATGATAATAATCTTCATCTTCGTTCAGCTGAGACGGATCGTTTAGTCAGCGGCTGTACAGGTGTTAAGCGGACAACTGGTCAGCACCCGGGCGGGATTATCGTTGTACCTGATTATATGGACATCTATGATTTCACCCCTATTCAATACCCGGCGGATGATAGTGATTCAGAGTGGAGAACGACCCACTTTGATTTCCACTCCATCCACGATAATATTTTGAAGCTGGATATACTGGGACACGATGACCCGACCGTTATCCGGATGCTTCAGGATTTAAGCGGCATCGATCCAAAGACGATTCCAACGGATGATCCGGAAGTCATGAAGATCTTCAGCTCGCCGGAGGTGCTCGGTGTCACGGAAGAGCAAATTAATTGTAAGACCGGTACGCTCGGCGTTCCTGAATTCGGGACACGATTCGTCCGCCAAATGCTTGAGGATACAAAACCAACTACATTTGCGGAGCTTGTTCAGATTTCCGGTCTATCCCATGGAACAGATGTATGGCTAGGCAATGCCCAGGAGCTCATTCAGGAGAATATTTGTAACCTGAGCGAGGTTATCGGCTGCCGTGATGACATTATGGTCTACTTGATCTACCAAGGGCTGGAGCCATCCCTTGCCTTCAAGATTATGGAGTCCGTTCGTAAGGGGAAAGGACTGACAGAGGATATGGAAGAAGAAATGCTTAAGAACAAAGTTCCGGCTTGGTATATTGGGTCCTGTAAAAAGATTAAATACATGTTCCCGAAAGCCCATGCCGCGGCCTATGTCCTTATGGCGGTTCGGATTGCCTATTTCAAAGTCCATCATCCGCTTCTCTACTATGCGGCATACTTTACAGTCAGGGCGGAGGATTTCGATATTGATGCCATGGTGAAGGGATCTCAAATGATTCGTTCCCGTATCGATGAGATCAACCAAAAGGGTCTTGATGCGAGCACGAAGGAGAAGAACTTGATGACGGTGCTTGAGATAGCCTTGGAGATGTGTGAGCGCGGATTCAGCTTCCAGAAGGTAGATTTGTACCGCTCAAGCGCAACAGAATTTATCATTGACGGGAATACGCTGATCCCGCCGTTTAATTCGATACCAGGACTTGGTACGAATGCTGCCTATAATATTGTGAAAGCTAGAGAAACAGGCGAATTCTTATCCAAGGAAGACTTGCAGCAAAGAGGTAAGGTATCAAAAACTATCTTAGAATACTTGGATAATCATGGATGCCTTGAAAATATGCCAGATCAAAACCAGCTATCCTTGTTCTAG
- a CDS encoding proline--tRNA ligase — protein MRQSMTIIPTLREVPSDAEVKSHQLLLRAGFMRQTASGIYSYLPLGLKVIQNVEKIIREEMERAGAVELLMPTLQQAELWQESGRWNSYGPELMRMHDRHNREFALGPTHEEVITSLLRDEVKSYKKLPLTLYQIQTKFRDEKRPRFGLLRGREFIMKDAYSFHSSQESLDEVYDRLFTAYSNIFSRCGLNFRAVIADSGAMGGKDTHEFMVLSEIGEDTIAYSDTSTFAANIEMAPVVNTAVKTGEAAKELEKIETPDQKTIEEVSSFLNVPAEKCIKTLLWKVDDQFVVVLVRGDHELNDIKLKNMFNAAIVEPATPEETKEILGVSFGSLGPVHMKTSDVKVVADAAVEMMENAVSGANEDGFHYVNVNPDRDFPSVQYEDLRFIQEGDPSPDGQGTIQFAKGIEVGHVFKLGTRYSESMNGMILDENGRQKPMIMGCYGIGVSRTVSAIAEQFNDDKGLIWPVNIAPYQVHLIPVNMKDEAQKQLGEDLYEQLSRAGYDVLIDDRPERAGVKFADSDLIGLPVRVTVGKKASEGIVEVKLRKNGESFEIPAGELLERLKTLIG, from the coding sequence ATGAGACAAAGTATGACGATTATCCCTACTTTGAGAGAGGTGCCGTCTGATGCTGAAGTAAAAAGCCATCAGCTTTTACTTCGTGCTGGATTTATGCGTCAAACAGCCAGCGGAATTTATAGCTACCTTCCGCTTGGATTAAAGGTAATTCAAAATGTAGAAAAAATCATCCGTGAAGAGATGGAGCGAGCAGGAGCGGTAGAATTATTAATGCCGACCTTGCAGCAGGCTGAGCTGTGGCAGGAATCCGGCAGATGGAATTCCTACGGACCGGAGCTTATGCGCATGCATGACCGCCATAATCGTGAGTTTGCTCTTGGGCCGACACATGAGGAGGTCATTACAAGCCTTCTTCGCGATGAGGTTAAATCCTACAAGAAATTACCATTAACACTTTATCAGATTCAAACGAAATTCCGCGATGAAAAACGTCCTCGTTTCGGGTTGCTTCGCGGCAGAGAATTCATTATGAAGGACGCTTATTCCTTCCACTCAAGCCAAGAAAGCCTAGATGAGGTTTATGACCGCTTATTTACGGCATACTCCAATATCTTCAGTCGCTGCGGTTTGAATTTCCGTGCTGTCATTGCCGATTCTGGAGCAATGGGCGGTAAAGATACGCATGAGTTCATGGTTCTCTCAGAAATCGGTGAGGATACAATCGCGTATTCAGATACATCGACTTTCGCTGCCAACATCGAAATGGCGCCTGTTGTCAATACAGCCGTTAAAACTGGGGAAGCAGCAAAGGAATTAGAAAAAATCGAAACGCCAGATCAAAAAACGATTGAAGAAGTGTCCAGCTTCTTAAATGTACCGGCTGAGAAATGCATCAAAACATTGCTCTGGAAGGTTGATGACCAATTTGTTGTTGTATTGGTCAGAGGCGATCATGAATTGAATGATATTAAGCTCAAAAATATGTTCAATGCGGCAATCGTTGAACCGGCAACACCGGAAGAAACGAAAGAAATCCTTGGAGTCAGCTTCGGATCACTCGGGCCTGTCCACATGAAGACAAGCGATGTGAAGGTCGTGGCAGATGCAGCTGTTGAAATGATGGAAAATGCCGTATCCGGCGCCAATGAAGATGGATTCCATTATGTGAACGTCAATCCGGACCGCGATTTCCCATCCGTACAATATGAAGACTTGCGCTTCATTCAAGAGGGCGACCCTTCTCCAGATGGACAAGGAACCATTCAATTCGCAAAAGGGATTGAGGTTGGACATGTCTTCAAGCTTGGCACCCGTTATAGTGAATCCATGAACGGGATGATTCTTGATGAAAATGGACGTCAAAAGCCAATGATCATGGGCTGCTATGGAATTGGTGTATCCCGTACCGTTTCTGCCATTGCAGAACAATTCAATGATGATAAAGGCTTAATCTGGCCGGTAAATATTGCTCCATATCAAGTTCACCTGATTCCGGTGAATATGAAGGATGAAGCACAAAAGCAATTAGGTGAAGACTTATATGAACAGCTCTCTAGAGCGGGTTATGATGTGCTCATTGATGACCGCCCAGAGAGAGCGGGTGTTAAATTCGCTGATTCTGACCTAATTGGATTGCCGGTTCGTGTGACAGTCGGCAAGAAGGCATCTGAAGGCATTGTCGAAGTGAAGCTTAGAAAAAATGGCGAAAGCTTTGAGATTCCTGCAGGTGAATTACTTGAGCGTCTTAAGACCTTAATCGGCTGA